One Coffea arabica cultivar ET-39 chromosome 5c, Coffea Arabica ET-39 HiFi, whole genome shotgun sequence DNA window includes the following coding sequences:
- the LOC113690991 gene encoding beta-glucuronosyltransferase GlcAT14A yields MGSLNMEKRWVFPLAISSLVCLFLIATSFNMGMVSSLQSINSIFSMFPSRATANQTSQLFVEAKVNQSPPPPAAPPVPRFAYLVSGSRGDLEKLWRTLHALYHPRNYYVVHLDLESPAEERLELASRLEKNPIFSKVGNVFMIKKANMVTYRGPTMVSNTLHACAILLKRHKDWDWFINLSASDYPLVTQDDLLHTFTGLRRDLNFIEHTSRLGWKENHRAMPLVVDPGLYQDTKSDIFWVQPKRTLPTAFKLFTGSAWMILSRAFVEYCVWGWDNLPRTLLMYYTNFVSSPEGYFQTVVCNAPEFVPTIVNHDMHYIAWDNPPKQHPKTLHLNDTAPMIASGAPFARKFRANDPVLDKLDNEFLGRKNGSFTPGGWCRGKPRCSKVGNPAKLKPGPDAERLRGLVDNIVLSPRFSENQCK; encoded by the exons ATGGGGTCCTTGAACATGGAGAAGAGATGGGTTTTTCCTCTTGCAATCAGTTCACTGGTATGCCTTTTCCTTATTGCAACCTCGTTCAATATGGGGATGGTTTCATCATTGCAAAGCATCAACTCAATCTTCTCAATGTTCCCCTCTCGTGCAACTGCTAATCAAACGAGCCAATTATTTGTTGAAGCAAAGGTTAACCAATCTCCACCACCTCCAGCTGCTCCACCAGTTCCGCGTTTTGCATATCTGGTATCAGGATCAAGAGGTGATCTAGAAAAGCTTTGGAGAACTCTCCATGCATTGTATCATCCACGGAATTATTATGTTGTACATTTGGACCTGGAATCCCCTGCAGAGGAGAGGCTGGAGCTTGCTTCTCGGCTTGAGAAAAATCCCATATTTTCTAAGGTTGGGAACGTATTCATGATTAAAAAGGCTAACATGGTTACTTATAGAGGTCCCACCATGGTCTCTAATACGCTTCACGCTTGTGCCATTCTTCTCAAGAGACACAAGGATTGGGATTGGTTTATTAACCTAAGTGCTTCAGACTACCCATTGGTGACTCAAGATG ATCTTCTGCATACCTTTACTGGTTTAAGGCGGGATTTGAATTTCATCGAGCACACTAGCCGATTGGGCTGGAAAGA GAATCACAGGGCAATGCCGTTGGTCGTGGATCCCGGGCTCTACCAGGACACAAAGTCTGATATATTCTGGGTCCAACCTAAGAGAACTTTGCCCACTGCATTTAAGCTCTTTACTG GTTCTGCATGGATGATCCTGTCGCGTGCTTTTGTGGAGTACTGCGTCTGGGGTTGGGATAACCTTCCTAGAACTCTACTAATGTACTATACAAATTTTGTATCCTCTCCTGAGGGGTATTTTCAGACAGTTGTTTGCAATGCCCCAGAATTTGTACCCACTATTGTCAACCATGACATGCACTACATAGCTTGGGATAATCCCCCAAAACAGCATCCGAAAACCCTCCACCTGAATGACACAGCTCCAATGATTGCAAGCGGTGCTCCATTTGCTCGTAAGTTCAGGGCAAATGATCCTGTATTAGATAAACTTGATAACGAGTTCCTCGGTCGCAAAAATGGTAGCTTCACACCCGGTGGTTGGTGCCGCGGTAAACCTCGTTGCTCGAAGGTTGGAAATCCTGCGAAGCTGAAACCAGGCCCTGATGCTGAACGCCTGCGCGGTCTAGTAGATAATATAGTTTTGTCCCCAAGATTTAGTGAGAATCAGTGTAAGTAG